The following proteins come from a genomic window of Fontisubflavum oceani:
- a CDS encoding GlxA family transcriptional regulator has protein sequence MPSLKNGVPNQPKRYVFVLLDQFTMLCFSCAVEALRIANRMAGETLYEWSLAGEGGEMVYCSAGIGYKLDHDLEEVGRDDIVLLCGGIDVQGATNKRLLNWLRREARKGPVIGGLCTAGYSLAKAGLLDGKRATIHWENQDSFTEEFEDVALTKSVFVIDGNRITTAGGTASIDLMLKIIATDHGEELANLVADQLIYTSIRTDQDTQRLSIPTRIGVRHPKLSQVIRMMEQNIEDPISPSVLASDVGMSTRQLERLFRRYLNRSPKRYYMELRLAKARNLLMQTDMSVINVALACGFASPSHFSKCYRAHYDTTPYRERGSQAARLSG, from the coding sequence ATGCCCAGCCTGAAAAACGGCGTGCCGAACCAGCCGAAACGCTATGTGTTCGTGCTGCTGGACCAGTTTACCATGCTCTGCTTCTCCTGCGCGGTGGAGGCATTGCGGATCGCCAACCGCATGGCGGGCGAGACGCTCTATGAATGGTCCCTCGCTGGCGAAGGCGGCGAGATGGTCTATTGCAGCGCCGGGATTGGCTACAAGCTCGATCACGATCTCGAAGAGGTCGGGCGCGATGACATCGTTTTGCTCTGCGGTGGCATTGACGTGCAGGGGGCGACGAATAAGCGGCTTCTAAACTGGCTCCGCCGGGAAGCGCGCAAAGGGCCAGTCATCGGCGGGCTGTGCACCGCGGGCTACTCGCTCGCCAAGGCCGGGCTTTTGGATGGCAAACGCGCCACGATCCATTGGGAAAACCAAGACAGCTTCACCGAAGAATTCGAGGATGTGGCGCTGACCAAATCGGTCTTTGTGATTGATGGCAACCGGATCACGACGGCAGGTGGCACGGCCTCAATTGACCTGATGCTGAAAATCATCGCCACCGATCATGGCGAGGAGTTGGCCAATTTGGTCGCCGATCAGTTGATCTACACCTCGATCCGCACCGATCAAGACACCCAACGCCTCTCGATCCCAACCCGGATCGGCGTGCGCCATCCGAAGCTCAGCCAGGTCATTCGGATGATGGAGCAGAATATCGAAGACCCGATCAGCCCGTCGGTTCTGGCCAGCGATGTCGGCATGTCGACCCGGCAATTGGAACGCCTGTTCCGGCGCTACCTGAACCGCTCTCCCAAGCGCTATTACATGGAGTTGCGACTGGCGAAAGCGCGGAACCTCCTGATGCAGACCGATATGAGCGTGATCAATGTGGCGCTGGCATGTGGCTTTGCATCTCCGTCGCATTTCTCAAAATGCTATCGGGCGCATTACGACACGACCCCCTATCGCGAGCGCGGATCGCAGGCCGCGCGCCTATCGGGTTAG
- a CDS encoding class II 3-deoxy-7-phosphoheptulonate synthase, with protein MTAAQGWSKSDWRAKPRVQMPDYPDQAALAAVEAQLGNYPPLVFAGEARRLKSELAAVSRGEAFLLQGGDCAESFAEFSADTIRDTFQVMLQMAMVLTYGAKVPVVKVGRMAGQFAKPRSAPTEVVGGVELPSYRGDIINELDFTPESRIPDPAKMLQAYTQAAASLNLLRAFSTGGFADMHRVHSWTLGFTDGAGAEKYRDIATRIQDTIDFMAAAGIDGGTTHEFSTVDFYTSHEALLLEYEEALARVDSTTGLPLAGSGHMIWIGDRTRQPDGAHVEFARGVQNPIGLKCGPSTSAEDLKVLMARLNPENEAGRLTLIARFGAGKVGEHLPRLIKAVQEEGANVVWSCDPMHGNTVKANSGYKTRFFNAILQEIQEFFAIHRAEGTVPGGVHFEMTGKDVTECTGGVRAVTDEDLSDRYHTACDPRLNASQSLELAFLVAEELSAGREAKRAVG; from the coding sequence ATGACAGCGGCACAAGGCTGGAGCAAATCGGATTGGCGTGCGAAACCGCGGGTTCAGATGCCGGATTATCCCGACCAGGCGGCATTGGCCGCGGTTGAGGCGCAGCTTGGGAATTATCCGCCGCTGGTTTTTGCCGGTGAGGCGCGGCGGTTGAAATCGGAACTGGCGGCTGTCTCGCGCGGCGAGGCGTTTTTGCTGCAAGGCGGGGATTGCGCCGAAAGCTTTGCCGAGTTCAGTGCCGATACGATCCGCGACACGTTCCAGGTGATGCTGCAAATGGCGATGGTGCTGACCTATGGCGCGAAAGTGCCGGTGGTGAAGGTCGGTCGGATGGCGGGCCAGTTTGCCAAGCCACGTTCGGCCCCGACCGAGGTTGTCGGCGGCGTAGAGCTGCCCAGCTATCGCGGCGACATCATCAACGAGCTGGATTTCACACCCGAGTCGCGGATTCCCGATCCGGCGAAAATGCTGCAGGCCTATACGCAGGCAGCCGCGTCGCTGAACCTGCTGCGCGCGTTTTCGACCGGTGGTTTTGCCGATATGCACCGGGTGCATTCCTGGACGCTTGGCTTCACGGATGGGGCAGGGGCCGAGAAATATCGCGATATCGCAACCCGAATTCAGGACACGATTGATTTCATGGCTGCGGCGGGCATCGATGGCGGGACGACCCATGAATTCTCGACCGTCGATTTCTATACCAGCCATGAGGCGTTGCTTCTGGAATACGAAGAAGCGCTGGCGCGGGTCGATTCGACCACCGGGCTGCCGCTGGCCGGGTCGGGCCACATGATCTGGATCGGGGATCGGACGCGGCAACCCGATGGGGCCCATGTGGAGTTCGCGCGCGGCGTTCAAAATCCGATTGGTCTGAAATGCGGGCCGTCGACTTCGGCAGAGGATTTGAAAGTGTTGATGGCGAGGCTGAACCCGGAGAACGAAGCCGGACGACTGACCCTGATCGCGCGGTTCGGTGCCGGTAAAGTTGGTGAGCATCTCCCCCGTCTGATCAAGGCGGTTCAGGAGGAAGGTGCCAATGTCGTTTGGTCCTGTGACCCGATGCATGGCAACACGGTCAAGGCGAACTCCGGTTATAAGACGCGGTTCTTCAACGCGATCTTGCAGGAGATTCAGGAGTTCTTTGCGATCCACCGTGCCGAGGGGACTGTACCCGGCGGCGTGCATTTCGAGATGACGGGTAAAGACGTAACCGAGTGCACTGGCGGCGTGCGCGCGGTGACCGATGAGGATTTGTCGGATCGATATCACACGGCCTGCGACCCTCGGTTGAACGCCAGCCAGTCACTTGAATTGGCCTTCTTGGTGGCCGAAGAGCTGTCGGCCGGTCGCGAGGCGAAACGCGCCGTCGGATAA